Genomic segment of Pacificitalea manganoxidans:
TGCCCCAGATGACGACACCCTCCCCCGCCGCTTCTTCCGATGCCACCGCAGATGCACCGCCCGCGACAGGCGTCAGCTACGCCCATCACGACAGCGTCGGGGCGTTTCTGGCCGGGGGGCAGGCTGTGCTGGCGCGTGCGCCCGTCGCGCTCATCATGGCCGAAGACGCGGTAGAGGTCGCGGGCACCGTCGCCCATCACCATCGGCTGGGGTTTCGCAGCATCGTGCTGTTCGCCTCGACGGAACTGGCGCTGCCGGATCTGGACGCGCTGCCGTCCGCGACGCAGGCCGTGCTGCACCGGGTCGATCATGACACCCTGCACGCGCAGGGGCTGCTGCGCGCCGTGAACCCGGTGATCGCCGCCGCACCCGAGGGCGCGTGGATTTACTACTGCTACAACGCCGAATACCTGTTTTTCCCGTTCTGTCAGACCCGCGATGTGGGCGAAATGCTGGCCTTCCACGCAGAAGAACGGCGCTCTGCGATGCTGACCTATGTCGTCGATCTCTACGCGGGCGATCTGTCGCGCCACCCCAATGCCGTCGCGCCGGAGGAGGCCTATCTGGACCGCGCGGGCTACTACGCGCTGGCCCGGCCCGATCCCGAACAGGACGGCGCGCCGCGCGAACGGCAACTTGATTTCTATGGCGGGCTGCGCTGGCGGTTCGAGGAACATGTGCCCAAAGCCCGGCGCAAGATCGACCGCATCGGTCTGTTCCGCGCCGCCCGCGGGCTGACCCTGCGCGGCAATCACACGCTCAGCGACGAGGAATGCAACACCTATGCCTGCCCGTGGCACCACAACCTGACCGCCGCGATTTGTTCGTTCCGCACGGCCAAGGCGCTCAAGACCAACCCCGGCAGCACCTTTGCGGTGGAGACGTTCTGGTGGCACAATTCCGTGCGCTTCGAATGGAACAGCCAGCAGCTTCTCGATCTGGGGCTGATGGAGCCGGGGCAGTGGTTTTAACCCGTCAGCCCGCGATTTCAGCCTGATCGCGCAGGCGGCAGCCCACAGACGCGGCGGTCGCGCCAAGGGTCACGGGTGGCAATCCATAGCGGGCGCGGCGACGGAGGCCTCCGGCGCAAAGGTTTGGGGCAGATCCAACGGCAAGCGGCGCGGTGGCGTGACCCCGGCGCGCGCGCTGCGGTCGGCGTGGCGATGGACCGAGCTATGCGGCCAATCTGTCGTCCGCCGCACAAGCCCCGCAACAACGGGGCTGGCCCAGATCACCTGACGGCAAATATCCAGATCCGCCTGCCGGCGCACCTGCCGCGCGCCCTGACCCGGCAGCCACAGCCCCAGATCCCGCGCGCCCGCCGCGCGGGCAGGCACCGCATCGGGGCAGGTCCGGCGCAGATGGCGCGACAGGCCGCTTTTCACCAATCGCCAGCGCAGCTGCGCGTCCGCATTGGGGGGAAGCCGCCAGATCATGTGCATCCGGTCCGGCAAAACTACGCCGCTGTCGATCTGAAACGGATGCCGCGCCATCACCCGGCGCAGGCACACCCGCAGTGCGGCGACATGGTCTGACAGGTCCACACGGGCGCGCGGCGCGAGCCGAACGGTAAACAGGACATGGCCGGTCAGGGGCGAGGATGCATCAGAGGTCATGCGCCGATCATGGCGCGCCACAGTTAACAGCGGGTAAAACAGAACACGCCGATCCGCCGGACCGCGATCAGGCGCGGCCCTCAGGACGCGTCGTCAGCTGCGGCGCAGCCGGATCACGACATCGACCTTGGCGATCTCGGCCCCGTCGGGGGCGGTCGGCACACGGCGGATTTCCAACTGATCGGCGGGCGCATCGGTCAGGCTGCCGGTGTCTTCCCAATAGAAATGCGGATGGTCGTCCATATTGGTGTCGAAATAGCTTTTCGAGCCATCGACCGTGATCTCGCGCATCAGCCCCGCGTCACAAAAGGCGCGCAAGGTGTTGTAAACGGTCGCAAGGGACACTTTCTCACCTGCCGTGCGGCTGGCGTCGAACAGGCTTTCGGCGGTGACGTGCCGGTTATGGCCATCGCCCACCAACAGCGCGGCCAAAGCCAGCCGCTGCCGGGTCGGGCGCAGGTTCGCCGAGGCCAGCCAGTCAGACCCCTTGCCCTGCGCGTCGCGCGTCATGCTATCCATTGGTGCGTCCATAGGTTGAGATATATGCAGACAATCGGGTGGTTTCAAATGAAAACAGGTCGCAGCTGACCTGCGGGGGCTGGTAGGGCATCGCTATGACACCCATGTGACAGCGTATCGGCACCGGCCTTTGCGGGCGGTCTGGCGGGCATGCCCAAAATTGCGGCAATCCGTGCATGATAGGCGCCCTGCCCCCGCACGACCGGCTGCGGCCCGGTCGCTGCCGTGCCGCCTTCGCGCCCGCTTTGGCGTCCCGCCCCCGGCCCCCGTCCTATTGCGCCGGGCCGGAGCGGGGTGCTAGAGGGAGCAGAACGAGCAACACAGATGAACTAAGGGGACAGGTCCCGGATGACGGATTTTCCGACGAGCTTCGACAAGGAAGGGCTGCTGCAATGCGCGCGGGGCGAGCTTTTCGGCGCCGGCAACCCGCAGCTGCCTGAACCGCCGATGCTGATGATGGACCGCGTGACCGAGATTTCGGCCGATGGCGGTCTGCACGGCAAAGGCCATGTCATCGCCGAATTCGACATCAGCCCCGACCTGTGGTTCTTTGCCTGCCACTTCCCCGGCGATCCGGTCATGCCGGGCTGTCTGGGTCTGGACGCGCTGTGGCAGTTGACCGGGTTCAACCTTGGCTGGCGCGGCATGCAGGGGCGCGGTCGCGCTCTGGGCGTGGGCGAGGTCAAGTTTACCGGCATGGTCACCCCTGACATCAAAACCGTCACCTATCACGTGGATTTCACCCGCGTCATCGATCGCAAGCTCAAGATGGGCATCGCCGATGGCCGGATGTTCGCCGATGGCGCGGAAATCTACACCACGAAAGACATGAAGGTCGGGCTGTTCAGCTGAGCCGCCCGCGCCCGGCCGCGGCGCCGACCGATCCCCGGTCGCGCCGCGACCCGGACATTCTCACCGAGACAGCCGCGAAAGGACGTCATCCATGCGCCGCGTCGTCATTACCGGGTTGGGGATCGTCTCCTCGATCGGCAACACCATCGAAGAAGTCGCCCAGAGCCTGAAGGCCGGGAAATCCGGCATCACCCGCTCCGAGATCTATGCGGAACATGGCTTCCGCAGTCAGGTCCACGGCATGCCCGATATCGATCTGGCCGCCCATATCGACAAGCGTCAATTGCGCTTCATGGGGCCCGGGGCTGCCTATAACTACATCGCGATGGAACAGGCCATCGCCGATGCGGGGCTGGAGGACAGCGACGTCTCCAACGAACGCTCGGGCCTCATCATGGGCTCCGGCGGTCCGTCGACCTCGAACTTCCTCACCGCCTTCGACACGGTGCGCGAAAAGGGCAGCCCCAAGCGGATGGGCCCGTTTATGGTCACCCGTTGCATGAGCTCGACCAACTCCGCCTGTCTGGCCACGCCGTTCAAGATCAAGGGGATCAACTACTCGATCACCTCCGCCTGCTCCACGTCGCTGCATTGCATCGGCAGCGGCACCGAACAGATCCAGCTGGGCAAGCAGGACATCGTGTTCGCGGGCGGCGGCGAGGAGGTCGATTGGACCCTGTCGTGCCTGTTTGACGCGATGAACGCCATGAGCTCGAAATATAACGACACGCCCGAACTGGCCTCGCGCCCGTTCGACGCCACGCGGGACGGCTTCGTCATCGCGGGCGGTGGCGGTGTCGTCGTGCTCGAAGAACTGGAGCACGCGCTGGCCCGCGGCGCCAAGATCTATGGCGAAGTTACGGGCTATGGCGCCACCTCCGACGGGGCCGATATGGTCGCGCCGTCGGGTGAGGGCGGCGAACGCTCGATGAAGCTGGCGCTGTCCACCAACGGCGATCGCACGGTCGATTATATCAATGCGCACGGCACCTCGACCCCCGCGGGCGACGTGACCGAGGTGAAGGGCATTCGCAACGTGTTCGGCGAAGATCACCCGCCGATCTCCTCGACCAAATCGATGACTGGGCATTCGCTCGGCGCGACCGGCGTGCACGAAGCGATCTACTGCCTGCTGATGATGCGCGACGGCTTTATCGCGCCGTCGATCAACGTCACCGAGCTCGATCCCGAAATCCGCCCCGAGGAGATCGTGACCGAGACACGGGAAACCGCGCTCGACAGCATCCTGACCAACAGCTTCGGGTTCGGGGGCACCAACGCCTCCATCATTATGTCGAAATATCACGGATGAGCAGCGATGGCTGAATTGATGAAGGGCAAACGCGGTCTGATCATGGGCGTGGCCAACGAACGGTCCATCGCCTGGGGCATCGCGAAAGCCCTCGCCGCCGAAGGCGCGGAACTGGCGTTTTCCTATCAGGGCGAAGCCTTTGGCAAGCGGGTCGCCCCGCTCGCCGAAAGCGTCGGATCCGATTTCCTCGTGGATGTGGACGTGACCGACGATGCCTCGCTCGACGCGGCCTTCGGCGAGATCGAAAAACGGTGGGGGAAGCTGGATTTCGTCGTCCACGCCATCGCGTTCTCCGACAAGAACGAACTGACAGGCCGGTTCATCAATACCAGCCGCGAGAACTTCAAAACCTCGCTCGTGATCTCCTGCTACTCGCTCATCGACGTCGCCCGCCGGGCGCGTCCGCTGATGACCGATGGCGGCTCGATCATCACCCTGACCTATCAGGGCTCGAACAAGGTGACGCCGTTCTACAATGTCATGGGCGTCGCCAAATCCGCGCTGGAAAGCGCGATGCGCTACCTCGCCAATGACCTCGGCCCCGAAGGCATCCGCGTCAACGCCATCTCCCCCGGCCCGATGAAAACGCTGGCCGGCGCGGCGATCGGCGGCGCGCGCAAAACCTTCCGCATGACCGAGGCCAACGCGCCCCTGCGCCACAACGCAACGCTGGAGGCCATCGGCGGCACGGCGGTCTACCTCGCCTCCGACTATGGCAACTGCACGACCGGCGAAATCGTCACCGTCGATGGCGGCTTCCACATCCTTGGCATGCCGCAGCCCGACAACCTGTAAGGCGCGACTGCACCATCCTGACTGAGAAACGGCCGGCCCCGCTAGGGACCGGCCGTTTTCTATGGACGGGCTCTCGCCGCCCCATCTCGCCCCGCGGGATCAGTTCAGCAGCGCAGTCAGCAGCCCCACGACGGCGACGATCTTCTGGGTGTCGTTGTTGACGCGCACGACGTGACCGTCATGCACCCGGTAAACCTGACCCTTCGGCAGCGCGGGCAGATGGCGCTTCTCGGTGGTGCTCAGGTAGCGGGCCGTCGCCACGCGAGCGCCCACATGCGGCGTGGCACGGGTCACGACGCGGGGCTGCGCGCGCTGCGGCTCACGGCTGGTGGTGCGTGCAGGCTCGGCCTTGCTCGGCGTCTTGCTCTTTGCGGACTGGGACTCGCGCCGCTCGGACTGCCCACGATCGCTGTCGCGCCGGTCGGCGCCGCGCTCGGACGACGTGGAGCAGGCCGAACGCTGTCCGCAGTCCTGATCCCGGCCCTGCTGGGCCTGTGCGGAGATGGGGGTCAACAAAGCCAGAGCAGTGCTGACGGCCAGAAGGGCGGCGGGAGTGCGACGAGTGATCATGTGTTTGGTCCTTTCCAGGTCGGTTTCAGGACATGGAACGGAGCACCGGCGCAGTCCCGTCGCAGCGATTGCACATTCTCGCGAAACGGTGATCGCAAAGGACCGCTTGATCGCGACAGACCCCACCGACCGCTGGCACGGGCCGGGCCCACGATCCCTGAAAACACTGCTGACAAACTGGCGCGGGGGGCTTTGGTGACCCCGGCAGGACTTGAACCTGCAACCTATCCCTTAGGAGGGGATTGCTCTATCCAGTTGAGCCACGGGGCCACGCGGGCCTTCCATAGCGCCTCCCCCCGCCGGTTTGAAGGTGTATTCTTGAGGCCGCGCTGCCGCACCGAAGGGCGCGCATCTGTCATCTGCGCTTCCGCTCGGGATGATCCGGCCTTAGACAGGGTCTATCCAGACCGAGCGAGTGCCCCCCGTGACCAACACCCCCGACATCCCGCCCCGCCGCCCGCTGACACTGCGTGACGTGTCCGAAGCGTCGGGCGTCAGCGAAATGACCGTCAGCCGCGTGCTGCGCAATCGCGGCGACGTGTCGGACGCCACCCGCGCGCGGGTGCTCGAAGCCGCCAAGCGTCTGGGCTACGTCCCCAACAAGATCGCAGGCGCGCTGGCCTCCTCGCGGGTCAATCTGGTCGCCGTGGTGATCCCGTCCCTGTCGAATCAGGTCTTTCCCGAGGTCATGACCGGCATCACCTCGGTGCTGGACGACACGCCCCTGCAACCCGTGGTGGGCGTCACCAATTACCTCCCCGAACGGGAGGAGGCCGTGCTTTACGAGATGCTGTCATGGCGGCCCACGGGCGTCATCATCGCCGGGCTCGAACATACCGAAGCCGCGATCGCCATGCTGCGCGGCGCGGGCATCCCGGTGGTCGAGGTGATGGATGTCGATGGCGCGCCCGTCGATTCCGTCGTCGGCATTTCGCACCGCCGCGCGGGCCGGATGATGGCGCAGGAGATCCTGCAGGCGGGTTATCGCCGCATCGGCTTCATGGGCACCAAGATGCCGCTCGACCATCGCGCCCGCAAACGCTTCGAAGGCTTCACCGACGCGCTGGCCAAGGCCGGGGTGGAGATCGCGGACCGGCAATTCTATTCCGGCGGCTCCGGCATCGCCAAGGGCCGCGAGATGACCGAGGCCATGCTGAACCGCACCCCGGATCTGGATTTCATCTACTATTCCAACGACATGATCGGCGCGGGCGGGCTGTTGCACTGCATGACCCACGGGATCGACGTGCCGGGCCGGATCGGGCTTGCCGGGTTCAACGGGATGGAAATCGTCGATGGCTTCCCGCTGCGGCTGGCCACGATGGACAGTTGCCGGCTGGAAATCGGGCGCGAGGCCGCGCGCATCATCGCCGAACATGCCGATGCGGCAGGCACCCCCGGCGCGGGGGCGGGCGAACGGATCGAGCTGCAACCCACGTTGTCGCTGGGCGACACCTTACGTCGCGGATGAGCGCACGGGGTTGGTATTCCGGCGCCCAGTGGTGTCTAAGGCGGGCGTGCGGGACCGCTTCCGCGCCGCAGACGTTCCAACGGCAAAGGCAACAGCCATGATGGGTCGGTCATGACACAGGTTTCCGTGGTGATCCCGATGCGCAACGAGGCGCCGAACCTCGCCCCCGTCGTGGGCGGTATTCTGGAGGCCTGCGCCGGGCTCGACGCGTTCGAGGTGATCGTCGTCGATGACGGTTCCACCGACGAAACCGCCACCCTTGCCCGCGATATGATCGTCGCCGACCCCCGCATCCGGCTGATCCGCCACCAGCAAAGCGCGGGCCAAAGCGCCGCGATCCATTCCGGCGTGCTGGCCGCCCGCGCGCCCGTGATCTGCATGCTCGACGGCGACGGTCAGAACCCGCCTGCCGAACTGCCCAAACTCTTTACCCCGCTGCTTGACGACACGACCGGGCGTCTCGGCCTCGTCGCCGGGCAGCGTGTGGACCGCCAAGACAGCCGGTCCAAGCTCTGGGCCTCGCGGCTGGCCAATGGGCTGCGCGGGCGCATCCTCAGCGACGGCACCCGCGACACCGGCTGCGGGCTCAAAGGCTTCCGCCGCGATGCGTTTCTGTCGCTGCCCTATTTCGACCATATGCACCGCTACCTGCCCGCGCTTTTCGCGCGCGAAGGCTGGGACATCCGGCATGTCGATGTGTCCCACCGCGAACGCCACGCGGGCAATTCCAAATACACCAACCTGCGCCGCGCGCTTGTCGGCGTGCCGGACCTGCTGGCGGTGGCATGGCTGATCAAGCGCCGCAAAAAGGCGTCGGGCACCGAATGGAGGCCGGATCAATGACGGCACAGATCTTCGACTGGCTGCATGTCGGCAATTGGCGCGAATTCTGGTGGGTCATCATCGGGCTGGCCGGGCAACTGATGTTCACCGCGCGGTTCCTCGTGCAGTGGCTGGCCTCCGAGAAGGCGGGCGAGTCGGTCGTGCCGGTCTATTTTTGGTATTTCTCCCTCGCCGGGGGGGCCACGCTGCTGACCTATGCGCTTTACCGGGCCGATCCGGTGTTTGTGCTGGGCCAGTCGATGGGGCTGCTGATCTATGCCCGCAATCTGTGGCTAATCCACACCAGCAACCAGCGCGAAGCCTGATCCGATGACGCCCCACCGCCCTTCCGCGCCCTGGGCGGGGCGCTGCGCGTGGGTGATTGGCGCGATCCTGCTGCTGCGGCTCGTCGGGCTGTGGCTGGACCGCACCGATCTGTATGTCGATGAAGCGCAATACTGGCTCTGGGGTCAGGATCTTGCCTTTGGCTATTATTCCAAGCCGCCGATGATCGGCTGGCTGCTGCGCGCGGTCACCGATCTGGCGGGCAGCGACGCGGCATTCTGGGTGCGCCTGCCCGCCATTGCGCTGCATGGGGTGACGGCGGCGCTGCTGGCCGCGATCACCGCCCGCCACATCGCGCCGCGCGCCGCGCCTTGGGTCGCGGCGGCCTATCTGACGCTGCCGCTGGTGACGGTCGGCAGCTACATGATCTCCACCGACAGCGTGATGTTCCCGTTCCTTGCGCTGGCGCTGCTGGCGTGGCTGCGGCTGGCCGAAGGCGGCGGCCGCCGCTGGGCCCTGACAGCCGGGCTGGCCTTGGGCGGCGGGGTGATGTCGAAATACGCCGCCGTCTACTACCTGATCCTGTTGCTGCCCGCGCTGGTCTTTATCCCAGCGATCCGGGTGCCGTGGCGCCGCGCGGCGCTGGCGCTGCTGGGCTTTGCGCTGGCCATCGCTCCCAACGTGGCGTGGAATATCGCTAATGGCCTGACCACCCTGCGTCACACACTGGACAACGCCGACTGGGTCAATGACCCCGCCGCCAAGGCCACGCTGAACTTTGCCGGGCTGGCGGAATTCGCCGCCGCGCAATTCGTCGTCTTTGGCCCCGCCTTCCTCGGCGCGCTGCTTTGGCTGGCCGTGCGGCCCAACGCGCGCCGCAACGGACAGTCCGACACGCACGTCACCGCACGGCCCGACGCGGCGCCCGGCACACACGCCACCGCACACCCCGAGGCACACCTCGCCACGCACCCCGACGCACAGCCCAAACCGCGCGCACACCCCGGCCCGTCCGCGCAATCCGATCCGCGCGCGCAATCCGCTCCGCACCTAGGCCAGCACTCCGGCCAGCACACCACCCAAAACGCGCCGCAGCGCCCCGGCCCGAACGCGGTAGCAAGCCTGCCCGCAGAAGCCCGGCACAGCACCCCCGTGGCGTCACGCCCTGCCCGCCTACCCCTGCGCGGGGTCGTGCTGTGGCTGTCGCTGCCGATCATCGCGCTCGTCTGTGTGCAGGCGCTTTTGAACCAAGCCTACGCGAACTGGGCCGCCGCCGCCTATGTCGCCGCGCCGCTGGCGGTGGTGCCGTGGCTGCTGCTGCGCGCGCGCTGGCTGCTGGTGGCCAGCCTCGTGCTGCATGGCAGCTTCGCCGTTGTCGTGCCCGTGGCCGCTCATTACGCGCCGACCCTGCGCCTTGGGGCAGATGCGCCGCTGCTGATGGCGCGCTGGCTGGGCCGAGCCGAGATGAGCGCCACCATCACCGCCCGCGCCCGCGCGCTCCCCGTGAGCGCGATTGTCGCCGACGACCGCGATGTGCTGGCCGATCTCTTCTACCGCGCCCGCGGCGATTTCCCGCGCGCAGCAGACCGCTTCACCGGCTCAGCCGATGCTCCCGGCCCGTCCGATACCTCCGGCTCAGCCGACGCCACGGACACCCCCGGCTCAGCCGACGCCACCGACACCCCCAGCCCATCCAACAACGCCGACACCCCCGGCCCGTTCAACACCCCCGGCGCGCAGGGCTCAGCCGATACGCCCGCCATCCCCGACCCGTCCGACCGGGCGGCGACACAACCCGCGCGCGCCCTGCCCGTCTGGGCCGAACCGGAACGTGGCCGTGCGCCCAATCACTATGTCCAAAGCTTCCCCTATCCCGGCGCGGCGGACAGCCGCGTGTTGCTGGTCACCCGGTCGAAACGCGCGCCTAATGGCTGCGATGCCACTGCCGCTGGCGTGATCGACCCGGACGAAGGCGCCTATGCCAAGCGCACAATGCGCCTGTTCGTGGTGGATGGCACCTGCTGGGACGGCATCGCGCGCTAGGCCTCCCTGCCCTGCCACGCTACGGCGCGATGTGTTACAATCCGCTTACCTGCTTGTGAAAAAACTCGATATGTGCGGATCGGATTTGCGATCTATATCTCAAATCATGAAAACGCTACGCATCCTACTCATCCCCGCTCTCTGGCTTGGCCTGAGCCTGCCCGCGCTTGCGCAGCAGCTGTCGCTTGGTGCCATGTCCAATTACCTCAACAGCTTCCAGACGGCGCAGGGTGAGTTCACCCAGATCAACGCCGATGGGACCATCTCCACCGGTCAGCTCTACCTCAAGCGGCCGGGTCGGATGCGGTTTGAATATGCCGCGCCCGACAACAGCCTCGTGATGGCTGGCGGTCAGCAGGTCGCGGTGTTCGATGGCAAATCCAACACCGGGCCAGAGCAATACCCCCTCTCGCGCACGCCGCTGTCGATCATCCTTGCCCAGAATGTCGACTTCTCGCGCTCTGGCATGGTCACCGGCCATACCAGCGACGGCAAGACCACGACCATCACCGCGCAAGACCCCGCGCATCCCGAATACGGCAACATCCAGCTAAAGTTCACGGCCAATCCCGTCGAGCTGCGCCAGTGGATCGTGACCGATGACAGCGGCACCAAAACGACTGTCGTCCTTGGCGATCTGCGCAAAGGCGTGAACCTCGGCTCGACCATGTTCAACATCGTTCAGGAAACCCAGCGCCGCGGCGGCTAACCCCCGGCCTTATGGAGGAGACAGGAAAACGCCCGGCGCGCAGATGCGGCCGGGCGTTTTTCGTGTCTTGCGGCTGTGGCGGGCTTAGATCTTGCGGCACCGCTTGAGCTGCGCGTTGTAGAGCGTCGCGCGGTCGCCCACCGAACGCGCCACCCGCACCAGCCACGGCTTGGCGTTGTAGCTGGCGCGTGCGTAGCCGGTATGGCCTTCGTGATAGGCCAGATACTGCCGCTCCGCGTCCCATAGCGGGATGCCGTTCCGCTCCCGCGTTTTGTTCATGTACCAGCCCATGAAATCGGTCGCGTCCTGAATGCGGTCCCGCTTTGCGCGGTGGCTGGCATTCTCGTCGCGATATTCGTCCCATGTGGCATCGAGCGCCTGCGCATAGCCAAAGGCGGAGCTTTGCCGCCCCATGGGAATCACGCCGACCACGAATTGCAGCGGCGTGCGGGCATCGCCCACGAATTTCGATTCCTGATAGATGGTGGCCATCTGCACCGCCACCGGGACGCCCCAGCGCCGTTCGGTGGATTTCATGGCCCGCAGATATTCCGGCCGTTCGTTCACGATATCGCAGGCGTCGTCGAGGTTGCGCGGCGGCACGGAACTGCCTCCCCCGCAGCCCGCAAGGACCGCCAGGATCGCGATGCAAAGGAATTTACGCATCACTGCCCCATTTTCATGTTACTGCTCGTTCTTGGTATTTGGCCTTGAGGATAAGCGAAAACCCCTCACAGGAAAACCGCCCTTGATCGCGGGCCGATCACGATTGTTTCAGGGCACGGAACCTTGGCGCCCATCCCGCGCGGCCTACTGTCAGCGCTTGCTTCACACAGTGTTTCGTGGCGTTCACGGGGCGGCGCATGGACTTTTGCCCTTGTCTTCCCCTAGTGAGGTATGATGAACGACGCATCCAGATGCTGAAGAGCCGCGCCAAATATCACCTTGGGCAAATTGTCCGCCACCGCAAACATCCGTTTCGCGGTGTTGTCTTTGACGTGGATGCGACGTTTTCCAACACCGAGGAATGGTATGAATCCATTCCCGAAGACAGCCGCCCGTCGCGCGAACAGCCGTTCTACCATCTGCTGGCCGAGAACGATCAAAGCTATTACGTCGCCTATGTGTCCGAACAGAACCTCGTGCCCGACTATTCCGGCGAGCCGGTCGAT
This window contains:
- a CDS encoding transglycosylase SLT domain-containing protein, coding for MRKFLCIAILAVLAGCGGGSSVPPRNLDDACDIVNERPEYLRAMKSTERRWGVPVAVQMATIYQESKFVGDARTPLQFVVGVIPMGRQSSAFGYAQALDATWDEYRDENASHRAKRDRIQDATDFMGWYMNKTRERNGIPLWDAERQYLAYHEGHTGYARASYNAKPWLVRVARSVGDRATLYNAQLKRCRKI
- the hspQ gene encoding heat shock protein HspQ codes for the protein MLKSRAKYHLGQIVRHRKHPFRGVVFDVDATFSNTEEWYESIPEDSRPSREQPFYHLLAENDQSYYVAYVSEQNLVPDYSGEPVDHPDLAELFGDLEDGFYPMQFQLN